The genomic region TCAGCCAGGATCTTCACAAGGTCTCttgcttttgttctggggtTGATAGAAGTGTTTCTCACTAAATCACGTTAATCTCTCAAATACAGAACCCGTCTCCTTGCCCTTCCTAAAGAAATATGATGTCTGAGCATTCGCACACTGTTTATACTTGCATATAATTATTTGGCACCTTTAGTCTATGAAAATTGGTTTGGAAAGAGAGTTGAAGTGGCTCacaactctcttgttgataTGTTGACTGTTTTCTTCTTGAGGTTTCACCTTAGAATTCATGCAAAGGCATGGCTCAAATAAACTCAAATGTTGTGAAAACCCGTCAGAAGGTCAAAGTGTCACGTCACTCGGGCTTTATCCAATTATTTAAAGGTATACTGATCTTAGCGtttgtaaacttctgaatttcaAAAAGGTTATAAAATCTTTAAGCAAAAGTCATTCTGAGGATATTCTGACATTTCACAAATAGAAATACGGTTTTCTATCATTATGTGGTGAACGTGCATAACACAGATAACATTTTAGTTATTCTCAATTATGCAGTGTATATAAATATCTGTAAAGGCAAGGAACATAGACAAGATTAGTTTTGTAATTGGCCAATGCCCACATTGCCTTGCAATGTACTGAATCTCTCCTTCATAGTCACCCaccaaaaaaatgtgttttatgtagGGCCTCTTCTTTTAGCTTTTTGCAATATGGATGACACATAGATATTTCTACAACctgtgtttatgtttcttgCCTCTTCCAGTTATTGTTTCAACAGTTAAGTTTTTCTCTTCTACAGGCTTTCGCTCTGTGTGGGAAGACTTTCTTTTGGAGGGAAATGATTCCACATGAAGTACAACGTACTCGGCCCCCCATCatcctctgcagcagcagcaggcgtAACGTTGTGACGCTCTCCCATACCAGACTGGGCTCAGCCCTCGGCCACTAAAGATTCCTGGACAGATCCGGCCGCCCCACTCCTCCCATTAACCAACCTTCCATATCTCCATTTCCAATCCTAATTTCAGTGAAACACAATGTTTGTCAGCTGTTTGGAGTAAAATGGAGGcaggtttttaaaggtttatttgCAATTGGTCTGAAAAAGGAATTAAgcattaaaagcaaaaagaaaggaTTGAAGGAAAGTGACAAGGACAGTCAGAGTGAAAGTTCAAAACAAGAAAGGAAATTGTATTGGatcaattttaaagaaagaatacAGCAAGTACAGTTGAGAGTACAAAGACGTGAAGTGAAATCAGCATGAAGTCCAACCAGGAACGCAGCAATGAATGTCTGCCCCCAAAAAAGAGGGGCACATCAAGTACATTACCACCTGAAAGTCGCTCTCCGGCTATACCACCTGTTCATGACAGGCCAGAGAACACAGCCTGCTATGTTAGTGCAGCTGGTGGAAATGAAAGCAATATTACTGCACATCATAGCTCCAACAAAACTGATGGGCCCCAGTATAAATCCCCCTCCACCTTATCAGACTCttccacctcctcttcctctttgagGCTAGTATCATCTCTCCCCACAGTGTACACATCCCCCCTATCTCAACCTACAATTGGAGGAACAGTCCATTATACACAACTGCCTCCCAATATGCAGTTCATCGCTTCATCGTACACTACTCCATATACAAGCTACATTTCTCCTCAGATACTCCCACCCCCTCTCCCCccttcccctctctcctcctcttcagcCACACAGAGACCATCGTACACAGAGTCGTCACCTGCTCAGACGCTGGTCACCAAACAGGAGCAGCATCGAGCGTCCTTGGGACGTACCTCCATGCCTCCTCCTTCTACGGACCCTTTTCCCCATCATATTCAAATGTCAACGTCACCAAGGACTGTGTCATCACCTCATCACCAAGGAGGCACTCACCTACTGTCCCAGTCCATGCATCACCACCAATCATTGGGGAAATATACAGATGGCTATAGCAGAAAGGAGGAAGGAACCAGACCCAGAGAGCTCCATAATGGGGAGCTAGAAAGGGGTAGGAGATTTGGACCCCCACCAGAGCCTGGCCTCTTAAAGTCAGGAGGTAAATCAAGGGAGGACAGGTCCTCCTTGTCTTCCTTTGAGGCTCGTCATCTGGTTTTGCCGTCAGACTACTCTACTCATGATCACCTAGGGTTAAGAACCTCTGTCATGTTAATACCTAATAGCCATGGGGACCACCAGTTGGTACCACCCAGAGCCAGCCCTGAGAAACTGACAGCTTCTATGCCCACACACATGGAGAAAGGCAGCATGGGTAAGCCTGTCAGTCGCCCACCCTCATCATCCAACACCACCTGCTCTTTCACATTTCCACCTCCACTAAGCGCAGACAGTCTGAAAGCGGCTGTCAGCACACTGCCGCCCCAGACTGTTATCCAGACCACCCACAATGCTTCAGAGCCACTGTCAATGGGACTCCCTTCGACAAGCATCTACCCACAGCAACCTTTTATTGGTTACATTACAGGGCCCAGTGGGAGCAGCTACCACACCGGCCTACAGCAACACTTGCTCATTCCAGGCACCCAACCAGTCATCATCCCTGTTAGCGGAGGTGGGGTCCCCACACTAGAGCCTGTAACCTCCCACATTACTTCATCAACTCAAGCTGCACCTTTTCCTGCTACACTCCCTCACACATACATCGCTGCCACTGCCCCAAAAGGAGAAACTGTGGAAACCCAAGGTGGCACGTTCCACGTGGCTGCTCCAGGTGCAGTGGTTCAAGCCCAGCTTCATCTCCCCATTGTTCCTGCTCCACCAGGGCTTGTTGCAGCTTCCACTCCTCCAGCTCATTCAAGTACAGTGGTGTCCCCCTCACTCCCGCCATATTTTATCAAGGGTTCCATCATCCAGCTGGCAGACGGCGAGCTGAAACGCGTGGAGGACCTAAAGACAGAGGACTTCATCCAGAGTGCAGAGATTAGCAGTGAGTTGAAGATCGATTCATCCACAGTGGAGCGTATAGAAGGGAGCCACACCTCACCTAACTTTGCTGTTGTTCAGTTCTCTGTTGGTGAGCATCGCACAcaggtaagaaaaataaacaaaactatacctagaaatgtatttctgtaCATTAATCATTGCCATTTATTAAGTAGTAGCAATTAAAAATTTAAGCCATAATTTGTGTAGACAGAAACAACTACACTCTGAATGCCTTCAAGATGTGTTAGAAATTAAGATATAATGGACATATTTGAATTGTGTATATTCTCCAAACACTGAGTAAAATGTACAGATGCAAACTGAAATACAGTCATGTTCTATAAATTAGagtattattaaaaagttaatttatttcagtaactcaattcattaagtgaaaaacattatatagattaattacacccagacttaatttctgtttttgataaTTGTcttacagcaaatgaaaacacatttaagatttgaatattacatctgaccaataataaaaaaatttaatacagggtttaatgtaaataattatttatattggcttaaatatatatatatatatatatatatatatatttttttttttttcaaaaactgtttttaatttgacaaacgAGCCTTACTGGAACGGATactataatttattaaatatgactgtatATGCATACAcccttttaatattaaatagaAGAGTGCCTTagaaaagtttagaaaacacatttattttatggttcAGGAAGCGTTTGCCAAAATTCTGACTGGATATTTAAATACTCATACTAGAATTGATTTGAGTTTCCAGAAAATGGCCCAGTTTTTAAGCAATATCCGCTTATTTTAGTAATTGTGGATCAACCAATTAAGTTTGCTCTGTTTGTGACAGTTTGGGTGATCTTGTTGAAAATGGCTCACTAGTTTGACAATGATTACAAATGAACTATAGAACTGATTTTTGAATAGACAAATCCAGCTTCTGGGAAGCTG from Xiphophorus couchianus chromosome 13, X_couchianus-1.0, whole genome shotgun sequence harbors:
- the atxn1a gene encoding ataxin-1a, which translates into the protein MKSNQERSNECLPPKKRGTSSTLPPESRSPAIPPVHDRPENTACYVSAAGGNESNITAHHSSNKTDGPQYKSPSTLSDSSTSSSSLRLVSSLPTVYTSPLSQPTIGGTVHYTQLPPNMQFIASSYTTPYTSYISPQILPPPLPPSPLSSSSATQRPSYTESSPAQTLVTKQEQHRASLGRTSMPPPSTDPFPHHIQMSTSPRTVSSPHHQGGTHLLSQSMHHHQSLGKYTDGYSRKEEGTRPRELHNGELERGRRFGPPPEPGLLKSGGKSREDRSSLSSFEARHLVLPSDYSTHDHLGLRTSVMLIPNSHGDHQLVPPRASPEKLTASMPTHMEKGSMGKPVSRPPSSSNTTCSFTFPPPLSADSLKAAVSTLPPQTVIQTTHNASEPLSMGLPSTSIYPQQPFIGYITGPSGSSYHTGLQQHLLIPGTQPVIIPVSGGGVPTLEPVTSHITSSTQAAPFPATLPHTYIAATAPKGETVETQGGTFHVAAPGAVVQAQLHLPIVPAPPGLVAASTPPAHSSTVVSPSLPPYFIKGSIIQLADGELKRVEDLKTEDFIQSAEISSELKIDSSTVERIEGSHTSPNFAVVQFSVGEHRTQVSVEVLLEYPFFVFGQGWSSCCPDRTTQLLELPCTKLSVGDVCISLTLKNLKNGSLKKTQSPEPENNASVPHSSHGHLKPPRAISEASQSCSVGNSRHRERENGISQRGSGESGSGSGGDSRVENGDLTFGERGSVSKDQVARSTDPSSSKPSGSRKRRWSAPEGRKVEKSEEEPPLTLPKPSFIPYDVKVSIEGRSNIGK